In one Calditrichota bacterium genomic region, the following are encoded:
- a CDS encoding elongation factor Tu: EIAMEEGLRFAIREGGRTVGAGVVSKIIE; the protein is encoded by the coding sequence CGAGATCGCCATGGAAGAAGGGCTTCGGTTTGCCATTCGGGAAGGCGGTCGGACCGTGGGTGCTGGTGTTGTTTCTAAAATAATCGAATAA